One Fundulus heteroclitus isolate FHET01 chromosome 1, MU-UCD_Fhet_4.1, whole genome shotgun sequence genomic window carries:
- the tmem51a gene encoding transmembrane protein 51a, whose product MRSTADGTPCPPGVVETNISSSNNNNNNNQMSSRENNGNSGSQYALCALGVGLIALGVVMIVWSVVPANTAFNNSSSGSGGNDGIEGKRNKASSVAFVLAGSGVAMLLLSLCLGMRNKQREQVIRQEVQNQREAARQLEERAAAEEQAQQYAVPSYEEVVGSGQYPVRQSNLRPSISQLPSYDELVQVDSIQYENEGAEVNTTIPLPTIVGSTPNATLSASTLRPGKNSRNFLPIKIRRIKSEKLPMKNTGSSQPAAGISIEPLTPPPQYEDKVPPL is encoded by the exons atgcgtTCCACTGCGGACGGAACACCATGCCCTCCTGGAGTAGTAGAGAcaaacatcagcagcagcaacaacaacaacaataacaaccaGATGAGTAGCAGAGAAAACAATGGAAATTCAGGCTCCCAGTATGCGCTGTGTGCTTTGGGAGTCGGCCTCATCGCCCTCGGAGTAGTGATGATCGTGTGGAGCGTGGTGCCTGCGAACACAGCATTTAATAACAGCAGCAGCGGTTCAGGGGGGAATGACGGCATCGAGGGCAAGAGAAATAAAGCGTCCTCTGTGGCCTTTGTGCTGGCCGGCTCCGGGGTGGCTatgctgctgctgtctctgtGTCTGGGAATGAGGAACAAACAGCGGGAGCAGGTGATACGCCAGGAGGTCCAAAACCAGAGAGAAGCAGcgaggcagctggaggagagaGCAGC GGCTGAGGAGCAGGCACAGCAGTATGCAGTACCTAGCTATGAGGAGGTAGTAGGCAGCGGCCAGTACCCTGTCCGTCAAAGCAACCTTCGTCCAAGCATCTCCCAGCTACCATCCTACGACGAGCTGGTCCAAGTCGACAGCATCCAGTACGAGAACGAGGGTGCTGAGGTCAACACTACCATCCCACTGCCTACCATAGTCGGCAGCACCCCCAACGCTACCCTTTCTGCATCAACCCTAAGACCTGGGAAAAACAGCCGCAATTTCCTCCCGATCAAAATCCGAAGGATTAAGTCAGAAAAGCTACCCATGAAAAACACTGGCAGCTCTCAGCCGGCAGCTGGAATCAGTATTGAACCTCTTACCCCCCCGCCACAGTATGAAGATAAGGTGCCTCCACTTTAA